ACTAAATAATGTTGGACAAAAAGAGATTAAAGATGGCACTGAAAAAAATACAGCTACCATTCCTACAATTAAGAATAAAATAGACGTTGCCTCTTCAGATATTAAACAAGATGCCAGCCCTGCTAAGCATGGGCTAAAAGATAAAATAAATGTAGCTCTGGGGAACATTTCTAATGCTATTAAGCAAGCCCCAAATAATGTTCAAACTCTTGCCTCTCAGGTCGCTTTTGATGCTCCAAAAGGAGCTAATATTATTAAAACCACATTATCAAATTTTAGACAAAATCTAAATGATCATATAGTTCAACCAGCGCTTACAAAACTTCATGAGGCTAAAGAACTTATTGGAAAGCAAGCTACAAATCTAAAAATTGATATTCAATATGAAATTCCATATCAAAAAGAACAATTTTCAGATAAAATTACAGGCATTAAAAAAGATATTAAATCTAACTTTACTAACCTTACAGAAGACTTAAAGCTATATGCCAAGAAAGCAAAAAATAATATAGGAGATAAAATAGAATTAGCGCAAGAAGAAGTTGCTCCTAAAATGAAGGATGCAGTGCGTGAATCTATAGCAGGAATTTATGATGCTACCATTGCTCTTAGCGGAGCAGCAGCCCGCACAGCTAAAGATGCGAGTAAATATGCTACCACTTTCGGAATAGATACTATTGCTACAGCCCAAGAAACAACCAATGATATTAAGAATAGAACTCAAGAAATTACTCAAAATATTAAAACCGATGTAAAACAATTTGCACAAACAGCCAAAAAAACAATTAAAGACCTTCCCAGCAATACAATAGTTGGTGGCATGGAAGCCAGCATTAAAAGTGTAGAATTTGCTGAAAAAGCTGTTTTAGGCGGGTTAGGAGCTCTTATCCAAGCCGCTAATGGTATCAAACAAATCGAAGGGTTAGCAGAAAACTTAAAAAAAATCAGCTATAAAGGCAAAAGCAAGGAAGGTGAAGCACAAGCTCCTGGCAGTGGTAAAGATCCGGCAACACAACAAAGACAATCTTCTACAAAAGGTATGCAAAATGGATAATAAATATACAGAAAAAGAATTTCAAGAATTATTATTCTCATTAGATGGCACAAGTGATAAACAGCTAATAAAAAATGACCATCGTGCTTTATTATCTCTACGCGAGGCAGCTAAGCCACAAGCTCTTTTGAGTTTTATTGTAAATTATGCATCAGGCAATAATATACCATTTTCTGACTTAGAAGTAAGCAAATTAGATAATAGGCAAGAGTTAGAGCTAGTTGATAAATTACTAACAAAAATAGATAACCAAGAATATATCAATAATTTTCAAAACTCAAAATATTATCGCAGTTTACGCACATCAACTTTACAAGAAATTCCTTTAACCAAGCCTAACAACAGGCACTCAACCCCACTGCAATCTTCTACTAAAACAATAATAAACCAAGATCAAAGACATTCTGTTCCAGCTGATTATACAGCAAAACTTAAAGATTCCAAATCTCTTAATCCTGCATCACATATCAAAGATAATTTTAAAAAATCTTTTAAACAAATGAGCGAGCAGCTTAATGATGTTTCATTGAGTATTAATAGGAAGATAGATGAACTAGAAGATAAAAGTAAACTCATTTATCGGCTTAATAGCATAAATATTTCCTTTGAAAAACTTAATAAGTTCATAAGTGCATTACATGATTTTGGCCGCACGATAACAGTTAATATCAAAAAATTAAATTCTATACAACTTTTAAGCATAGGGAACTTCTTACAAACAGCAATTAGTACAATTAAAGCTAAATTTGATACTGTCCTTAGCAAATCTCAAAGCAATGACTTAGATGTTATAAGTAGGCAAGCGTCTACACTACAAGATAAATCTGCAAAACACATTATTGTAAACAAAACTGAGCCAGCACTAGAGCGAGCTAGTAAACCATTATCAAATAAAGAAACAGCAATCGAACCATCAAAAAATGCTAGAAATGAAGAAACGGCTGTTAATCGACTTAGCATAGATACTAAAAGATTAAGCCAGATCGGTATTAAACTTGAAGGTCTAGAAACTGTAAGTTTAATCCATCAAAACCATAAGACAGCTAACAGCAAGCAACAAGAAAGGCAAAAGCTACCTAGTAATATTAAAAGACATTCTGCAAACCTAAAAAATCTCAGGGAAGCAAAGGAAGCGGCCGACTACACACCTAATATCACATCTATAACGAGGAATCCACAAACCCAGAATAAGGGTAAAGGTATATAAATTAACTCTCAGTAGGTTATGTAGGCCGCTAGAGCTCATTTACAACCAGAAGTAAAAAGAACTTTTAAGAAAAATGAGCTTATTAAACATCAATTAGCATTGTAGGCAAGGTTTGACACTAAAATTACTTTTATCACAAAACCACTTTTAAATTAGAGCAGGAATATTAAAGACGAGCCTATAAAAATTATTTAGATCATTTAATAATGGAAAATGCCATTATGCTGAGCTCCCAAAGAGATTTGTTGATTAAGATATTTACTATCCATTATACTAATATTCTAAGAACTCTAAAACCCTTTGGTTAGCAAAAAAGTACTTACTTTCAATAGAAGATAGATAAAGCCCTTCCAAGCTTCTTGCCCTAGATAACGCTACGTAAGCTTGGCCGGCTACAAAGCTTTGCTTTAAATTACAAAATAGCTCATCAATAGTTAGGCCTTGAGATTTATGAATAGTGATAGCCCATGCAAGCGTCAAAGGTAACTGCATGACTTTGGCTTGTATTTCCAAATGCCCATCTTTATTATAATCTTCAATAGACCATTCATTATAATCTATAATCTTTTGATAACCATTATTAAAAGTAATTTGAGGCAAGAGTTTATTACCTTCTTCTACAAAAGCGGTAACTCTACCTATGGAGCCATTAATTATACCTTCCTTATAATAGAGATTGGTTACAATCATGACCTTAGCATCTATTTTTAATTCAAGCTCTTGATCTACCACTAAGCCTTTAATTAAATTTGATAAATAAGGCTCATTACCACTTGTTTTAGCTCTAAATAAATGACCTTTAGTAGCAATACTTGCCAAATAATCAAAATTAATCTTATTTACATGAATGTTATGAGTAGAAAGATAGGTTACATTACGATGAGGTTTAAGCACTCTTGTTTGCAACGCCTCTAGATTATTCCTGGTTATCATCCCTTTTCGTGCATTATTTAGAATATTGATAAATTCAATATCTTCTTGCCTAAAAATTTTAGTAAAATTATAGATTTCAATTGCTGCTTCTTCCCATGCATAAGATTCAAAACAGTAATTAGCATCATAATCATTTTTACTAACGGGCGGTAATTGTAAAAAATCTCCGATTAACAGCAGCTGAATACCGCCAAATGGCAGATTATTACCTTTAACTCCTTTAAATATAATATTTAATTTATCAAGAATATCTGCTGAGATCATAGAAATTTCATCAATAGCTAATATCTTGGTCGCCTTGATTCTTCTTCTAGTTTGTGTACCCTTACCTGATAATATAAATTTAATAATTTGTTCAGCCGGTCTTTCTCCTGTTCCTAAGCTTGCAAAAGAATGAAGCGTCATGCCACCAACATTAAGTGCAGCTATGCCAGTACTAGCCGTAAGAGTTAGGCCCTTACTATAAAAAAGATCTTTAATGATTTGAAGAAAATAAGATTTACCTGTACCCGCTTCACCAGTAATAAATAAATTTTTACCGGCGCGTATGGCGTTTAAGGCTTCTAATTGTTCACTGGTAAAATTGATATTAAAACTCACTATTTTTCAAAAGTTAAATTATATAGTTTTTGATATATATCACATTTACTCAGCAATTCCTGATGGGTACCCTGGCTTACCATTTCCCCTTGATCTAATACAATAATTTTATCAGCTTTTATAATTGTAGATAATCGATGAGATATAATGATTGTCGTTTTATCTTGCATTAATTTATTTATAGCTTTTTGAATATGAAATTCGTGCTCTACATCCAAACTAGAAGTTGCTTCATCAAGTAATAATATCGGAGCATTTCTAAGAAATGCTCTTGCTATCGCTATTCTTTGTTTTTGCCCCCCTGATAAACGCATACCTCTTTCTCCTACAAAAGTTGAATAATCATCGGGTAAAGACATAATAAAATGATGTATTTCTGCCATTTCCGCAGCTTTTACAACCTCCTCTTCGGAAGCTTGAGGGTTAGCAAATTTGATATTATTAATGATAGATGTAGAAAAAATTTGAGTTTCTTGAGGTACAATTGAAAAAACTGACCGTAAATCTTTAAGAGGAACCAACTTAGCATCAATGCCACCAATATTAATTTTACCATCATAATTATTATATAAATTTAAAAGTAATGAGAAAATTGTAGTTTTCCCACTGCCAGAATAACCTACAATAGCAATCTTCTCCCCCTCATTTATATTTAAGCTGAAGTTATTGAGGACTTTTTTATCAAGATTACTTGGATAAGAAAAGCTCACTTTATCAAAGTTAATACTAAAATCATGCATAAATACGGGTGCGGTAATACGGGCTTCTTTATCAAAATTTAACAACTCAAACACTCTAACAAGTGCAGCTTTCGCTTTACTAAATTCCGACCACATTTCTGCAAGTGCTCCAACACTTGCTGCTACTATAATGGCGTAAAAAATAAAGGAGGAGAGCTGGCCAGGCATAATACTACCATTTAATACCCCCTTGCCTCCTACCCATGAAATAAAACTCACAGCAGATAATACAAGCGCAATAACAATTGCAGCAAACTTAGAGCGTTCATATACTCTTATTTTGGCACTTAAAAAAACATTATGAATTACATTATGGAAATTAGCTATTTGCTCTGTTTCATAAGCAAAAACTTTTATTAAATGAATTGCTCCCAACTTTTCTTGTAAGTCCACTCCAATACTGGCCGTTTTAGCCAAATAATCTTGGGATACGCTTTTAACGTTTTTAGCAAAAAAAATTATAGGTATTACTATAAACGGAATAGTTAAAATAACACACAAGCTTAATTTATAGCTGGTGGTCACCATTAGAATTACACCACCCACACATAGAATACTATTCCTAATAGCAGTTGAAAGCAGATTCACTATCATTGAATTTACTAAGGTAATATCATTAGTTAAACGTGAGGTAATATCTGCAACACTCTGTTTTTCAAAGTACTCTAAAGGATAATAAATGATTTTATCAAAAACATCTTTTCTAATATCTGCTGCTACTTTTTCACAAGTTACATTCATCAACATAGATCTAAAAAAGGTAGCAATAGCTAAGGCAAAAGCAAAACACAACAAGATAAGCAAAGCTTCATCAAATAAAGCAATATCATTTTTATTCAGCCCCTGATCGATTAAATATCCAACCCCCCTACCAATCCCTAAAACTGAAAACGAGGTGAAAGCTAAAGCAATTAAAACACCCACCAACTTTGATTTATAAGGTTTCAGATACAACCAGAGTGTATAAAAAATGCTATTTTTCATTTAAAATTTTATATTTAATTCAGTTGTGAACAGTTCTCTTAGTTCTTTATTTTTTGCTGTTATCCATTGTTGTTGGATAATATCAAATTTAAAATGATGAGCACCGGTTTTAGGAGAGGAAACCCATAATTCTTGCATCACCTCATGTACATTTATTACATAACTACCAAAGTCAGTCTCAATATAAAGAATCCCTTGAGTTAGGTCCACTTCATACTCATCATATGCATCAATTAAATCAAATAAAACCTCAATCTCTTCTTTTGCTTTTGCGATAACATTCATTTGCATGTTCCTGTATTTTATGGTATATTGAATGATAAGAAATTAACAATTCACCAAATTCTTCATTAAAGTTATTTACATGGATTTATTATTTTTTGCAATCATTGCGCTCTTTATAGCTTATAAATATTATTCTATGCTTGGAAAACGCGACGGTGACGATGACTTAGAAATTAAAAAGGAAGAAATTAAAAAACGTTTACATGAAGAGTTACGCTTTCTAGATTTAAATTCTTCTTATGAAAATGAAGAAAATATTGTTAGTAGAGAGCCTATAATCATCTCTACCGATCCAACTATTGTAGAAATAATTACTAAAATTAATGAAACCCACCCTAATTTTACCGAAAAATTTTTCTTAAATGGGGCTAAGAATGTTTTTGAAATTATTATTAAGGAATATACTACCCAAAATATCAATGGTCTAAAACATTGGGTAAATGAAGAGATTTTAAATCATTTCAACAAAATTATTGAGCATCAAAAACACAAAAAACAGCAGCTAAAAGTTACAATGATCAAACTTGATGCTGAAATTGTGAAGGGAGAATTGCAAAACAATTCAGCAAGATTAACCGTGAAATTTGCAAGCGAACAAATAATCTTATTATACGATGATCAAAATAATATTATACAAGGTAATGTCAAAAAACCTGAGAAAATAGAAGATATTTGGGTTTTTGAGAAAAAACTTAAATCACCCGACCAAAAATGGACTTTGGTGAAAATCGAGAACCTATAAAAACTATAACTTTGATAATTTAAAATGAGATCTTTTACTTTTATTTTCTTTGTATTATTGCTACTCAATAGCTGTGCGGTATTCCGTCCCAAGGAAACTATCACCTTAAAACCAACCAATTTTAAAAACCTTACAGGCTGGGAAAACGAACAATTTGATGAATTTTGGCCTAGTTTGCAAAAATCATGTGAAAAATTCTTGACCCTACCAAGCGATTACAAACTTAGGTTTGGTAGCTTTTATTCAGCCGGCTCTATGGCGGATTGGCACCCCTTATGTGAAAGAGCAGAATTTATAGAACATAAACATCTTCAAAAAGAATTTTTAGAAAACAACTTTACTCCTTACCTAGTAAAAAGCAGCAAGGGTAACAAGGGACTATTTACCGGGTATTATGAGAGTGATATTCGGGGTAGCCTAGTTAAAACCTCAAAATTTAAGCACCCTATTTATTATTCACCTCCTGATATCCAGGAGCGCAGACCTTATTATTCGCGTACAGAAATTGAAAATGGCGTCTTAGAAGATCGGAATCTAGAATTATTGTGGACAGATGATAAGATAGAGCTATTTTTTATGCATATCCAAGGATCAGGAAAAGTACATCTACCTGATGGCTCAATAATAAGAATTGGTTATGCTAGCCAAAATGGCTATCCGTTTACCCCTATTGGTCGGGTTTTAATTAAAAATAATAGTATTAACAAATCACAACTTTCAGCTCAAGCCATTAAAAGATGGCTTAGACATAATCCCGAACATGCTGATTATGTAATGAATCAAAATGAATCTTATATATTTTTTCGCCATATAGAAGCTAATGATGGGCCTATAGGCGCTTTAGGAGTTGAACTGACTTCCGAAAGATCTATTGCCGTGGATAAAAGATTTTACCCTCTAGGCATTCCTGCTTGGATTAACAC
This window of the Rickettsiales endosymbiont of Stachyamoeba lipophora genome carries:
- a CDS encoding DEAD/DEAH box helicase — protein: MSFNINFTSEQLEALNAIRAGKNLFITGEAGTGKSYFLQIIKDLFYSKGLTLTASTGIAALNVGGMTLHSFASLGTGERPAEQIIKFILSGKGTQTRRRIKATKILAIDEISMISADILDKLNIIFKGVKGNNLPFGGIQLLLIGDFLQLPPVSKNDYDANYCFESYAWEEAAIEIYNFTKIFRQEDIEFINILNNARKGMITRNNLEALQTRVLKPHRNVTYLSTHNIHVNKINFDYLASIATKGHLFRAKTSGNEPYLSNLIKGLVVDQELELKIDAKVMIVTNLYYKEGIINGSIGRVTAFVEEGNKLLPQITFNNGYQKIIDYNEWSIEDYNKDGHLEIQAKVMQLPLTLAWAITIHKSQGLTIDELFCNLKQSFVAGQAYVALSRARSLEGLYLSSIESKYFFANQRVLEFLEY
- a CDS encoding ABC transporter ATP-binding protein; the encoded protein is MKNSIFYTLWLYLKPYKSKLVGVLIALAFTSFSVLGIGRGVGYLIDQGLNKNDIALFDEALLILLCFAFALAIATFFRSMLMNVTCEKVAADIRKDVFDKIIYYPLEYFEKQSVADITSRLTNDITLVNSMIVNLLSTAIRNSILCVGGVILMVTTSYKLSLCVILTIPFIVIPIIFFAKNVKSVSQDYLAKTASIGVDLQEKLGAIHLIKVFAYETEQIANFHNVIHNVFLSAKIRVYERSKFAAIVIALVLSAVSFISWVGGKGVLNGSIMPGQLSSFIFYAIIVAASVGALAEMWSEFSKAKAALVRVFELLNFDKEARITAPVFMHDFSINFDKVSFSYPSNLDKKVLNNFSLNINEGEKIAIVGYSGSGKTTIFSLLLNLYNNYDGKINIGGIDAKLVPLKDLRSVFSIVPQETQIFSTSIINNIKFANPQASEEEVVKAAEMAEIHHFIMSLPDDYSTFVGERGMRLSGGQKQRIAIARAFLRNAPILLLDEATSSLDVEHEFHIQKAINKLMQDKTTIIISHRLSTIIKADKIIVLDQGEMVSQGTHQELLSKCDIYQKLYNLTFEK
- a CDS encoding frataxin domain-containing protein, translated to MNVIAKAKEEIEVLFDLIDAYDEYEVDLTQGILYIETDFGSYVINVHEVMQELWVSSPKTGAHHFKFDIIQQQWITAKNKELRELFTTELNIKF
- a CDS encoding Tim44/TimA family putative adaptor protein encodes the protein MDLLFFAIIALFIAYKYYSMLGKRDGDDDLEIKKEEIKKRLHEELRFLDLNSSYENEENIVSREPIIISTDPTIVEIITKINETHPNFTEKFFLNGAKNVFEIIIKEYTTQNINGLKHWVNEEILNHFNKIIEHQKHKKQQLKVTMIKLDAEIVKGELQNNSARLTVKFASEQIILLYDDQNNIIQGNVKKPEKIEDIWVFEKKLKSPDQKWTLVKIENL
- a CDS encoding murein transglycosylase A, producing MRSFTFIFFVLLLLNSCAVFRPKETITLKPTNFKNLTGWENEQFDEFWPSLQKSCEKFLTLPSDYKLRFGSFYSAGSMADWHPLCERAEFIEHKHLQKEFLENNFTPYLVKSSKGNKGLFTGYYESDIRGSLVKTSKFKHPIYYSPPDIQERRPYYSRTEIENGVLEDRNLELLWTDDKIELFFMHIQGSGKVHLPDGSIIRIGYASQNGYPFTPIGRVLIKNNSINKSQLSAQAIKRWLRHNPEHADYVMNQNESYIFFRHIEANDGPIGALGVELTSERSIAVDKRFYPLGIPAWINTHLPSTIYSKPNKYRRLVTLQDTGGAIKGGIRADIFFGSGKRAREIAGGMKALGNIVVLLPNNVQIK